The Desulfobacterales bacterium genome window below encodes:
- a CDS encoding M28 family peptidase, producing MPYSNNQAQVASSQEPAASSQQPETSGRKPVASSQRRAVKWSFAFVILLCSLLWIPAADAVTENNLPDAFSDVISRLAELKDRSTGTAGNAAAALYLKERFEKLGYENVGSYRFSVPVIQHSQSQLTLPDQKRPVELNPILGNAVTPQTVASPGVSGPLIYAGRGELAELNGKQIPNSILIMELDSGKNWLNAANLGARAIIYVDRGNSTKSLFEEKFELSPLQFPRFWVSLARAREVFGDFEKTPNGQIAAEARLVSQTRWQLVSSENIYCFIDGVDRNLKERLVMVEAFYDSTATVAGLSPGADEAVGIATLLELARFLKKHPPKRSVLLIASSGHAQTLAGFREMIWSISARSKDMRKLQKSFKALVKEKRKTLKLLKNFSVDPGAKNEALDEETGKILKNAIDQRLKTEADRVSRRLMQLRLEQETRASAKQIQNLTDERLTLRRLMWSPDFSDLNADDRQALAGLIPKAISDQKAILSDVRRHAREIGDARAFRSAVRAYDLDAALSLHLSSRGDGFGAFNYGWAFPFRPRINRTAIYSTLDEVLSQGASRIEKELGIVGMYKDSLRPSRKRSWQSYFLDKPPLGGELTALGGIHGLTFVTTHDARARWGTPYDTPENVDTAFALKQSAVVCRLIKHLAQVPKLHDEIFPRFGYSAIIGRAKFLRHGELFADQPAPGTVLLCYQGPARFYVMVDHLGSFYLRGLADKKHSYHKIIFEGYKFDPASGNIVWTIDKKKTGKVAYRVKMYRRLMETDLVMFASNGITFFNLLEPRTFRHLSKVKIIDGRRESDPLRWFMSRLDTWISDYTNASTISTTFLEPGTPLKLTLSDTVLRNKLVLTNASKDKSTGVGFMVGQTPFLHRTAYRVAKDMWTLLEPRISNLEKRGIFNERIRSLQEDGLGALQTAQTAFEDKLYDRASEASMRSWALATRVYEDVEKTQKDVLYGVLFYIALFVPFAFCMERLLFCYANIYKRIIAFIIILVLLIALIYNVHPAFRLAYSPMVVILAFFIMGLSLMVTLIIFFRFEGEMTQLQTRAKLIQSEELGRWKAFVAAFLLGVSNLRRRRLRTALTCATLIILTFTIMSFTAVKSMRHHARLLYEPTAPYKGFLLKNVNWRDLPPQAFESISNNFAQKGTSVPRVWLEDADRTRTTRIPVYYNGRSFEAQGLVGLSHLEPDVSGLDKILIGGRWLAENELNTILLPERMARSLGIDAQNPQGAVITMWGMPFEVVGVFSGKQLQQRTDLDGEPLTPATFPREVSGEMTEEELEAMESGDDVREFQSRYQHIPGDLTMIMPYRSLLAAGGHLKGVAIVPQANISIQNEAQNLVDRFGLSLFSGEPDGTYLYHASDTMRYSGVPNIIIPIIISVFIVLNTMIGSVYERKREIGIYTSVGLAPSHVSFLFIAEAMALAVISVVLGYLLAQTSAKLFAETALWSGITVNYSSWAGVAAMVLVIIVVLVSVLYPSKVAGKIAIPDVNRAWTLPEAKGNSLEVTLPFYMSYAEHRSIGGFLLEYFQGHLDVSHGLFSTGDIEFGFICQTAPGLTGDAEDCPEQRCEYDACLQMWASVWLAPFDFGINQKVEFQFCPAADEPGFLEIKVRLTRESGEANAWHRINKGFLHNVRKQLLLWRSFEESTKEHYEQLLAEAEKEMGIESS from the coding sequence ATGCCATATTCCAACAACCAGGCACAAGTAGCCAGCAGCCAGGAGCCAGCTGCCAGTAGCCAGCAGCCAGAGACGAGCGGCCGGAAGCCAGTTGCCAGCAGCCAGCGGCGAGCAGTAAAATGGTCTTTTGCATTTGTTATATTGCTTTGCAGCTTGCTGTGGATCCCCGCGGCAGATGCAGTGACCGAAAATAATTTGCCGGATGCCTTCAGCGACGTCATCAGCCGGCTTGCCGAGTTGAAAGATCGCAGCACGGGAACTGCCGGGAATGCGGCTGCAGCCCTTTATCTTAAAGAGAGATTTGAAAAACTGGGATACGAGAATGTGGGATCCTACCGATTTTCAGTGCCGGTCATTCAGCATTCCCAAAGCCAGTTAACCCTGCCAGACCAAAAACGCCCTGTTGAACTGAACCCCATCCTTGGCAATGCCGTGACGCCGCAAACGGTTGCCTCGCCCGGAGTTTCAGGCCCGCTGATTTATGCCGGTCGCGGTGAGCTGGCCGAATTAAACGGCAAACAAATCCCAAATTCAATCCTAATAATGGAATTGGATTCAGGAAAAAATTGGCTGAATGCTGCCAATTTAGGCGCGCGGGCAATCATTTACGTTGATCGTGGAAATTCAACCAAATCGCTATTTGAAGAAAAGTTTGAACTGTCTCCTTTGCAATTTCCGCGTTTCTGGGTGTCGCTGGCGCGCGCCAGGGAGGTGTTCGGCGATTTTGAAAAGACACCCAACGGTCAGATTGCGGCCGAAGCCCGACTGGTCTCCCAGACGCGCTGGCAATTGGTGAGTTCGGAAAATATTTACTGTTTTATCGACGGTGTTGACCGAAACCTAAAGGAGCGATTGGTCATGGTGGAGGCTTTTTACGACAGCACCGCCACCGTCGCTGGGCTATCGCCGGGTGCCGATGAAGCGGTGGGTATTGCCACCCTGCTTGAATTGGCACGCTTTTTAAAGAAACATCCGCCCAAACGATCCGTGCTGTTGATTGCCAGCAGCGGGCATGCCCAGACCCTGGCAGGTTTTCGCGAAATGATCTGGAGCATCTCCGCCAGGTCAAAAGACATGCGCAAATTGCAAAAATCATTTAAGGCGCTTGTCAAAGAAAAGCGCAAGACGCTTAAACTGTTAAAAAACTTTTCGGTCGATCCAGGGGCCAAAAACGAAGCCCTGGATGAGGAGACCGGCAAAATACTGAAAAACGCCATCGACCAACGCCTAAAAACAGAAGCCGACAGGGTGTCACGCCGCCTGATGCAGCTGCGGCTGGAGCAGGAGACCAGGGCCAGCGCAAAGCAAATTCAGAACCTGACCGATGAAAGACTGACGCTCAGGCGCCTGATGTGGAGTCCTGATTTTTCGGATTTGAACGCTGATGATCGCCAGGCACTTGCCGGACTCATTCCCAAAGCCATTAGCGACCAGAAGGCCATTTTATCCGATGTGCGCCGACACGCCAGAGAGATCGGTGACGCGCGTGCCTTTAGAAGCGCGGTAAGAGCCTATGACCTGGATGCAGCCCTATCTTTGCACCTGTCCAGTCGGGGCGACGGTTTCGGCGCCTTCAACTATGGGTGGGCTTTTCCGTTTAGGCCCCGGATTAACCGCACCGCGATTTACAGCACCTTAGATGAGGTCCTGAGCCAGGGGGCATCGCGAATAGAAAAAGAGCTGGGCATCGTCGGTATGTATAAAGATAGCTTGCGCCCCAGTCGTAAACGCTCATGGCAAAGCTATTTTCTTGACAAGCCGCCGCTGGGCGGAGAGCTGACCGCGCTGGGCGGCATCCACGGGCTGACCTTTGTGACCACCCATGATGCCAGAGCGCGCTGGGGGACACCGTATGATACCCCTGAAAATGTGGATACGGCTTTTGCCCTCAAACAAAGCGCAGTCGTCTGTCGGTTGATTAAGCATCTGGCGCAAGTCCCCAAACTGCATGATGAAATTTTTCCCCGCTTTGGCTATTCCGCAATTATCGGAAGGGCTAAATTTTTGCGGCACGGTGAACTGTTTGCCGATCAACCGGCACCGGGAACCGTGTTGCTTTGCTACCAGGGCCCGGCACGCTTTTATGTGATGGTTGATCATCTGGGCAGTTTTTACCTCAGGGGGTTAGCGGATAAAAAGCACAGTTATCATAAAATCATTTTTGAAGGCTATAAATTTGATCCTGCAAGCGGCAATATTGTCTGGACCATCGATAAAAAGAAAACCGGCAAAGTCGCTTATCGCGTGAAAATGTACCGGCGGTTAATGGAAACTGATCTGGTGATGTTTGCCAGCAACGGAATCACTTTTTTTAACCTGCTGGAACCCCGAACATTCCGTCATCTGAGCAAGGTCAAGATTATTGACGGGCGCCGCGAATCCGATCCGCTGCGCTGGTTTATGAGCCGGCTCGACACCTGGATTTCGGATTACACCAATGCATCAACCATATCGACCACCTTTCTGGAGCCGGGCACCCCGTTAAAGTTAACCCTGTCCGATACGGTGCTGCGCAATAAACTGGTTCTGACCAATGCCAGCAAGGATAAATCCACCGGTGTCGGATTTATGGTGGGCCAGACGCCCTTTTTGCACCGCACGGCTTACCGCGTGGCCAAAGACATGTGGACCCTTTTGGAGCCGCGCATATCCAATTTAGAAAAGCGCGGGATATTCAACGAGCGCATCCGCTCACTTCAGGAAGATGGCCTGGGAGCGTTACAGACCGCCCAAACGGCTTTCGAGGACAAATTATACGATCGGGCATCCGAGGCCAGTATGCGCTCGTGGGCACTGGCCACGCGGGTATATGAGGATGTGGAAAAAACCCAGAAAGACGTTCTTTACGGAGTGTTATTTTACATCGCTCTTTTTGTTCCGTTTGCTTTTTGTATGGAACGTCTTTTGTTTTGTTATGCCAATATTTACAAGCGCATTATTGCCTTTATCATCATTCTCGTATTGTTAATTGCGCTGATCTACAATGTGCATCCGGCCTTTCGCTTGGCCTACAGCCCCATGGTGGTCATACTCGCCTTTTTCATCATGGGGTTATCTTTAATGGTGACGCTGATCATCTTTTTCCGTTTTGAAGGCGAAATGACCCAGCTGCAAACCCGCGCCAAACTGATCCAGTCTGAAGAACTCGGGCGCTGGAAAGCCTTTGTTGCGGCCTTTCTGCTGGGTGTTAGCAATTTGAGACGGCGACGTTTGCGGACTGCACTAACCTGCGCAACCCTGATTATTTTAACGTTTACCATTATGAGCTTTACGGCCGTCAAGTCCATGCGGCACCATGCCCGGCTGCTGTATGAACCGACGGCACCCTATAAGGGATTTTTGTTAAAAAATGTCAACTGGCGCGATTTGCCCCCTCAGGCTTTCGAATCCATCAGCAATAATTTCGCCCAAAAAGGAACCAGCGTTCCGCGGGTCTGGCTGGAGGATGCGGACAGAACGCGCACGACGCGAATTCCGGTTTATTACAATGGCCGATCCTTTGAAGCCCAGGGGCTGGTCGGTCTTTCACATCTGGAGCCGGATGTTTCAGGTCTCGACAAAATTTTGATTGGCGGGCGCTGGCTGGCTGAAAATGAACTCAACACCATCCTGTTGCCCGAACGCATGGCTCGGAGCCTGGGTATCGATGCGCAAAATCCGCAGGGGGCTGTGATTACCATGTGGGGTATGCCCTTTGAAGTTGTGGGCGTTTTTTCGGGCAAACAACTGCAGCAGCGAACCGACCTGGACGGCGAACCGCTGACGCCGGCCACTTTTCCTCGTGAAGTCTCTGGCGAGATGACCGAAGAAGAGCTCGAGGCCATGGAATCCGGTGATGATGTGCGAGAATTTCAAAGCCGCTACCAACACATCCCCGGTGATCTGACCATGATTATGCCCTATCGCAGTCTTCTGGCGGCCGGGGGGCATTTAAAAGGCGTGGCCATTGTTCCGCAGGCGAACATCTCCATTCAAAATGAAGCACAGAATTTGGTGGATCGCTTTGGTTTGTCGCTCTTCAGCGGAGAGCCCGATGGCACCTATCTTTATCATGCCAGCGATACCATGCGATACAGCGGTGTGCCCAACATTATCATCCCGATTATCATTTCGGTGTTTATCGTCTTAAATACCATGATCGGTAGTGTTTATGAGCGCAAGCGTGAAATCGGCATTTATACTTCTGTGGGATTGGCGCCCTCGCATGTATCGTTTTTATTTATTGCCGAGGCGATGGCTCTGGCCGTTATCAGCGTGGTGCTTGGGTATCTGTTGGCGCAGACGTCGGCCAAATTGTTTGCCGAAACAGCGCTGTGGTCCGGCATAACGGTCAATTACTCTTCCTGGGCCGGTGTGGCCGCTATGGTACTGGTGATCATCGTTGTGCTGGTGTCTGTCCTTTACCCGTCCAAGGTGGCCGGTAAAATTGCCATTCCGGATGTCAACCGGGCCTGGACGCTTCCCGAGGCAAAGGGAAATAGCCTCGAGGTAACACTGCCATTTTACATGAGTTATGCAGAGCATCGCAGTATCGGCGGGTTTTTGCTGGAATATTTCCAGGGGCACCTGGACGTATCCCATGGGCTGTTTTCCACGGGTGATATCGAATTTGGTTTTATCTGCCAGACGGCGCCCGGCTTAACCGGAGACGCTGAAGACTGCCCGGAACAACGCTGTGAATACGACGCCTGCCTGCAGATGTGGGCCAGCGTCTGGCTGGCACCTTTTGATTTCGGCATCAATCAGAAAGTCGAATTTCAATTTTGCCCGGCAGCCGACGAGCCCGGGTTTTTAGAGATCAAGGTGCGCCTGACAAGGGAGTCTGGCGAGGCCAATGCCTGGCATCGAATCAATAAAGGATTTTTGCATAATGTCCGCAAACAACTGCTGCTCTGGCGGTCATTTGAGGAGTCGACCAAGGAGCACTATGAGCAATTGCTGGCCGAAGCTGAAAAAGAAATGGGAATCGAATCAAGCTAA
- a CDS encoding peptide transporter, producing the protein MYEDKELQEYRDLLETPTEFDEGFDWKTVVGAIFIGFLMMPGSMYLQLVIGTGIGPAARWVTIILFAELAKRSYSELKQQEIFLLYYMAGAALSTPFQGLLWNQYLVQSDAARMLGVTEFIPTWVAPAPESASLVERTFFHRDWLIPILLLVGTQIIQRIDQFGLGYALFRITSDVEKLPFPMAPVAALGTMALAESTEDKKKSWKWRVFSIGGVMGLAFGAIYVLLPTVSGLILMEPIRLIPIPWVELTGHTEGVLPAVATGIQLDLGLVFIGMVLPFWAVIGGLVGIIITIVANPILYKNGILTRWHPGMETVDTMFANNFDFYMSFSIGLGLAIAFVGIWHVLRSFGKHEGTKGRMRDLFRPPPGRGDFNFWISIGIYVFSTISYVLLCLWLVPNFPWPFFLAYGFIYTPIVSYITARMEGIAGQFVSLPLVREISFIAGAKYFGYQGIEIWYAPIPIHNYGEATVNFRQIELTGTSIRGIIKSEIVVFPIVMTASLLFSQFIWRLAPIPSSAYPFAQEIWHLQALNTLLMQSSTLEGNAAFYQALNIVYVIAGLGLGVITYTILTLFGLPIMLVYGMVRGLGQTLPHAMFLEVAGALLGRFFFLKRYGAMWRQYAPVLLAGFSCGMGLTGMFAMGVTLILKSLGRLAY; encoded by the coding sequence ATGTACGAAGATAAAGAACTGCAAGAATATCGAGATCTGCTGGAAACCCCGACCGAGTTTGATGAGGGTTTTGACTGGAAGACGGTGGTCGGGGCCATTTTTATCGGTTTTTTGATGATGCCCGGCAGCATGTATCTACAGCTGGTTATTGGCACCGGTATCGGGCCCGCGGCGCGCTGGGTCACCATCATCCTTTTTGCTGAACTGGCGAAACGCTCTTACAGCGAACTCAAACAACAGGAAATATTCTTATTGTATTATATGGCCGGAGCGGCGTTGTCGACGCCCTTTCAGGGCCTGTTGTGGAATCAATATTTGGTGCAGTCCGACGCCGCCCGGATGCTGGGGGTTACCGAGTTTATTCCCACCTGGGTAGCGCCGGCCCCGGAATCCGCTTCACTGGTGGAGCGCACCTTTTTCCACCGTGACTGGCTGATACCCATTCTGCTGCTGGTAGGTACCCAGATCATTCAGCGCATCGATCAGTTCGGGCTGGGATACGCGCTATTTCGTATTACATCCGATGTCGAAAAACTGCCATTTCCCATGGCGCCGGTGGCAGCACTGGGAACGATGGCTCTGGCAGAGTCCACCGAGGATAAGAAGAAAAGCTGGAAATGGCGGGTCTTTTCCATCGGCGGTGTTATGGGGTTGGCTTTTGGGGCGATTTATGTGTTGCTGCCCACTGTATCGGGCCTCATCCTTATGGAACCGATCCGACTGATTCCCATTCCCTGGGTTGAGCTGACCGGTCATACCGAAGGGGTGCTGCCGGCGGTTGCCACCGGAATTCAACTGGACCTGGGATTGGTTTTTATCGGTATGGTGTTGCCCTTCTGGGCGGTGATCGGTGGACTGGTGGGAATCATCATTACGATTGTGGCCAACCCGATCCTGTACAAGAACGGGATCCTGACCCGCTGGCATCCGGGTATGGAAACCGTCGATACCATGTTTGCCAATAATTTCGATTTTTACATGAGCTTCAGTATCGGTTTGGGTCTGGCCATTGCTTTTGTGGGGATCTGGCATGTGTTGCGATCCTTTGGCAAACACGAGGGCACCAAGGGCCGGATGCGGGATCTGTTCCGCCCGCCGCCGGGTCGCGGGGATTTCAATTTTTGGATTTCCATCGGCATCTATGTTTTTTCCACCATTTCATACGTGTTGCTCTGCCTGTGGCTGGTTCCAAATTTCCCCTGGCCTTTTTTTCTGGCTTACGGCTTTATCTACACCCCGATCGTCTCCTACATTACAGCCCGGATGGAAGGCATTGCCGGCCAATTTGTCAGTTTGCCGCTGGTGCGAGAGATCAGCTTCATTGCAGGTGCCAAATATTTCGGCTATCAGGGGATCGAGATCTGGTATGCGCCCATTCCGATTCATAATTACGGTGAGGCCACTGTAAATTTTCGGCAAATCGAGCTGACCGGCACCAGCATTCGCGGTATTATCAAGTCTGAAATTGTGGTCTTTCCGATCGTCATGACGGCCAGCCTGCTGTTTTCGCAATTTATCTGGCGATTGGCCCCCATCCCCTCCAGCGCCTACCCCTTTGCTCAAGAAATCTGGCATCTGCAGGCCTTGAATACGCTGTTGATGCAAAGCTCAACTCTGGAAGGCAATGCTGCTTTTTACCAGGCGCTCAATATTGTATACGTGATCGCCGGTTTGGGGCTGGGGGTGATTACCTATACAATTTTGACCCTTTTTGGCCTTCCGATTATGCTGGTCTATGGTATGGTACGCGGACTGGGCCAGACCCTGCCGCATGCCATGTTCCTTGAGGTGGCCGGGGCCTTGTTGGGACGCTTTTTTTTCCTCAAGCGTTACGGAGCCATGTGGCGCCAGTACGCGCCGGTTTTGTTGGCCGGATTTTCCTGCGGCATGGGGCTGACCGGTATGTTTGCCATGGGGGTTACCCTGATCCTTAAATCATTAGGTCGACTGGCGTATTAG